One Pseudomonadota bacterium genomic region harbors:
- a CDS encoding GAF domain-containing protein — protein sequence MTQRHTEELDRLVQAALRISSTEDLESMCRHILEGAQQVLRSEAASLMLVDEANGVLKWFSALGEAGEMLANHDLSLDEGVAGWVARAGESVLLHDAQSDPRFCSRIDALSGFSTRSLLCVPLIAQGRVLGVLELLNDPADHRYDDDDLHRAQAFASLAATALQNHHLIRVAEEVGNVREISRFKNDLVTRVAEEIRNPLTSVRGFSDVIARDDADVATLRDFAGRIGGEVKRIESMVDGVLELARIEAGHTIVREDAVPIAPLLEAAQARWSERASHHALRLIINEGDAPSVLGDAERISQMLDLLLANAVEWSPDGGPITLRAARQSASWRVSVTDRGLGFPPGETARLFHPFHRLPHPKRDGLPGSGLGLSLIRALTLRMNGQLGADSDPERGTTFWFSLPSTD from the coding sequence ATGACGCAGCGTCACACCGAAGAGCTAGACCGCCTCGTCCAGGCTGCCCTGCGCATCAGCTCGACCGAGGACCTCGAGTCGATGTGCCGTCACATCCTCGAGGGCGCGCAGCAGGTTCTGCGCTCGGAAGCCGCCTCCCTGATGCTGGTCGACGAAGCGAACGGCGTGCTGAAGTGGTTCTCGGCCCTGGGCGAAGCGGGCGAGATGCTGGCCAACCACGACCTGAGCCTCGACGAGGGGGTGGCCGGCTGGGTGGCCCGCGCGGGGGAGAGCGTGCTGCTCCACGACGCACAGTCAGACCCTCGGTTCTGCAGCCGCATCGACGCACTCAGCGGCTTCAGCACCCGCTCGCTGCTCTGCGTACCCTTGATTGCCCAGGGGCGGGTTCTCGGCGTGCTCGAGCTCCTCAACGACCCCGCAGACCACCGCTACGACGACGACGATCTGCACCGCGCCCAGGCATTCGCGAGCCTCGCGGCGACAGCGCTCCAGAACCACCACCTCATCCGCGTGGCTGAGGAGGTGGGAAACGTGCGGGAGATCTCCCGCTTCAAGAACGACCTGGTGACCCGCGTGGCCGAGGAGATACGCAACCCCCTTACGTCGGTGCGCGGCTTCTCTGACGTGATCGCCCGCGACGACGCCGACGTGGCGACCCTCCGCGACTTCGCCGGACGCATCGGTGGCGAGGTGAAGCGCATCGAGTCGATGGTCGACGGGGTGCTCGAGCTGGCGCGCATCGAGGCGGGCCACACCATCGTGCGGGAAGACGCGGTGCCAATCGCTCCCCTGCTCGAAGCAGCACAGGCGCGATGGTCAGAGCGGGCTTCTCATCACGCGCTTCGCCTCATCATCAACGAGGGCGACGCCCCAAGCGTGCTCGGCGATGCCGAGCGCATCTCGCAGATGCTCGATCTCCTGCTCGCTAATGCGGTGGAGTGGTCGCCCGATGGCGGGCCGATCACACTGCGCGCCGCCCGCCAGAGCGCCTCATGGCGCGTATCGGTGACCGATCGGGGGCTGGGGTTCCCTCCTGGCGAGACGGCTCGCCTCTTCCACCCGTTCCATCGCCTTCCCCATCCGAAGCGAGACGGGCTTCCTGGCAGCGGGCTCGGGCTCAGCCTCATCCGCGCCCTGACCCTGAGGATGAACGGTCAGCTCGGCGCCGACAGCGACCCAGAGCGAGGCACCACCTTCTGGTTCAGCCTGCCTTCCACCGATTGA